The nucleotide window TCCACAGAATACTTTGGGAGAATCGAAATAAGCATATGAACATGATCTGACATCAAGTGGCCTTCCAATATTGCACATTCTTTATGCCCGGCCAAATCTCGAAAAACATCTCCCAAATATTTCTTCAATTCTACATAAATAGTCTTTTTTCTATACTTTGGAATCCATACTACATGATACTTGCATTCCCAGGCACTATGACTTAGGCTTTGTCTGTCGCTCATTGAAGTCTCCTTTAGCTTGAACTTTAGGCGGTTCAGTTATTGGAGACTTCTTCTTATTCCAGGATCTGTCAAACTCTGTGAGTCCACCGGCAGAGCCGGGGGGTTACTTATGATTAATTAATTTAACGTTCAACATCATAAAATAATATGTTTATTAGAGCATGCCAGTATATGGCCAATATCGATAACTTTCAATTTTTAAGACTATTTGAGTTCTGCTAATGCTTTATTTAACAATGTCTATATATTTATGTGAATATTTAATCTGCTCTTGCCTAAGATCTATAAAGTCTTGAACTCGCTTGGAAGGTGGGCGGTAGATAATTTGATGATTTGTTGCATCAATTGCTTCGGTGTCATCAAAGATTGTAAAATTTCGGTCAATACGACGTGTTGGGGCGATATGATCAATATGTAAATCTTCTATCCAAATGATCCTAACTTCAATACCCGCATCTACCTGAGTCTGGATCACAGCTTTACATTCTTCATTCCATGAATTACTACCATTATTAATAGTTTGAGCATGCGATAATACAAATGTTCTGGTAAATTTAACTCCATTTTGTGACCTAATCCGGCTGGTTTCTACTATCTGTTTAAATCGTGCATTTGATGACCAGCGAAGTAAATCCTCTCTAGTTAGTGAAATATTAGAAGCGTAAACATTATTTTTTGAGTTGTTGTATAGAACTGGTACGCGTACAGAAGTAATGTGTGTAGGTACCTCTCCTGTGCTTAGGCGATGTGCCAATAAAAACACCTCTTGTTGAAGCTGTTCATCGTCGATTTCTTGAATCATTCTAAAGATATCAAATCGTTTACCAAGTTCCTCAATGATCCATTGCTTTATGTTCGATGATTCAGACTGCAAGCGCTGCTCTATTAATGCAATACCAAGTGAAACAGTAATACCAGTCGAGAATACAATAAAAGTGCCTTTGTCATCTAATTTAACAACAAAAGTGGATACTACCGTAAGTATTAGAGTCGCAAAAAAGCTAATAATTGGTAAAACAAATGCGTTAAGAAAGCCTAAAACAGATCGCTTCAATGAAATATTCCTTTAAATAAATTTAGAATTCTATTTGTGAAGGGTGGCTAACAACACACCCCCATTCACTAATACGGCAATAGTTCTCGTTCCAACCTGCTCCATAAGAAAAAATTCCTGAGCATTTCAGCGAAATTGCGTCATCAGCAGAATCACCAATACCTATTGTTTTTGTTATGTCGAGATTAAGTTTTTTAACGGCTAAAAGATATGGTTCAGGATGTGGCTTACGATTGTTCACATCGTGGTAAGCTATAAGAATATCATATTTGATCTGATGATAATTTAAAACATTTATAGCATAGTTTGATATACTTGAGGTTACGACACCAATAGCAATATTATTGTCTTTAGCTCGTCGTAGTAATTCTGAAATACCATTATATATCTGAGTTTTATGAAGATTATCTTTGCATTTATTCCAGAGCCTTTCTAAGCGAAGCTCGTCTATCTCAGAAGTATTAACGAGTGTTCCATCTAGATCAATAAGTAAACCAGAAATTGTCATATTTAAAACCCTTTTAAGTCCATTTGAGTGCTCAATGGAAGAACCCTTTTAGAAGGAATGGATAGACGATTAAGGAGTTCAATTGTTGAACCAATTTTAATTCCGCCCATGTTATTTATGATCATTTGTCCACCAGAAGCATTAAAACAGGAGTATACATCTTCATTTGGAGGGATTACTACATAGAGTTCTTTGCCTTGTGATTTCGTAAACTTTGCTTGATGGATAGTTCCTCCTTTTTCTCCAGTCTCAATTATTACCGAAAAATTAGACATACCACTTTGTATTCTATTTCTTTTAGCGTATTCTGGTGGATATGCTGGCACTTCAGGTGGATGCTCGGACACCAGTGTTCCTCCATTTTCAAGGATTTTATTGGCAAGAATGCTATTTGATTTAGGAGTCACTGTATCTAAGCCATGAGCTAAAATAGCTATTGTTGTTCCGTTAGCTTTAAGAGTCCCCTCATGAGCTGATGTGTCTATACCCAAAGCAAGCCCACTTACAATTGTGAAACCATTATTAGCCAATGATTCCGAAATTTTTTTTGATATTTTTTTGCCCACATCACTTGCTTTTCGAGTACCAACAACAGCTGCACATTTATTTGATAATGCAGTGAGAGATCCCTTAGCATAAATTAAAGGGGGATAATCAGCTATTTTTTTAAGTAAATGAGGGTAATAGTTATCTAAACATGATAATATCTCAATATTATATTTGTTACAAAGTTCGATAATTCTGTTTGCTTTTGCTTCAGCAGCATTTAAATATTCTTCACTATCTTTTGGTATTAAAGCTCTATTGATCAGAATTTGAATATCTGAGTTGTGTTCAGTCATTGTTTTAGCAATAGACCTAAGTTTTGCAATACCAACAGTAGGCAATTGAAGAAAAAAAAGTAGATTTTTAGTTTCAGTAGTTAAATATTCCATTTGCTCACATTAATAATTTTGAATCCCATATTTCTGCATATTCTTCTGGGACATGATTATTGTTAATTTCAATGCCAATATGATTTGCATAATTTATATTTTCTGTTTTGCCAAGAACAACCCCAAAAATAATAGAGACTTGATTAGATGTCCTTATGGCTCTAATTATTTCTGATATTGTTGCCCCCCTTGTAATTAGATCATCGACAATACAAATGTATTTATAGTCTTTCAAGTCATCTAATATATAGTATTTAGAGCTGGTCTGGAAAAATTGGACAGCCATTTAAGTGAAAATCTGCTTTATTAGAACATCAAAAAAAAGGAGCAGAAGAATGGCAAAAGGAATCAGAAGAAATCACGGACCAGCATTCAAGGCTAAAGTGGCGTTAGCGGCTTTGAAGGGAGACAAAACCCTCTCGGAATTATCCGATCAGTTTGGTGTGCATTCCAATCAGATATCAGCCTGGAAGAAAGAGCTTGAACAGAATGCCTCAGAACTGTTTGATCGTGGAAAAAGGAATGATGAAACAGGATTGG belongs to Desulforegula conservatrix Mb1Pa and includes:
- the dprA gene encoding DNA-processing protein DprA, which translates into the protein MEYLTTETKNLLFFLQLPTVGIAKLRSIAKTMTEHNSDIQILINRALIPKDSEEYLNAAEAKANRIIELCNKYNIEILSCLDNYYPHLLKKIADYPPLIYAKGSLTALSNKCAAVVGTRKASDVGKKISKKISESLANNGFTIVSGLALGIDTSAHEGTLKANGTTIAILAHGLDTVTPKSNSILANKILENGGTLVSEHPPEVPAYPPEYAKRNRIQSGMSNFSVIIETGEKGGTIHQAKFTKSQGKELYVVIPPNEDVYSCFNASGGQMIINNMGGIKIGSTIELLNRLSIPSKRVLPLSTQMDLKGF
- the tnpA gene encoding IS200/IS605 family transposase, giving the protein MSDRQSLSHSAWECKYHVVWIPKYRKKTIYVELKKYLGDVFRDLAGHKECAILEGHLMSDHVHMLISILPKYSVDQVVGFIKGKSAISIARDYVGRKKNFTGQNFWARDFYVSTVRKDELSVREYIRKQEHEDRRIEQLRQFD
- a CDS encoding HAD-IA family hydrolase encodes the protein MTISGLLIDLDGTLVNTSEIDELRLERLWNKCKDNLHKTQIYNGISELLRRAKDNNIAIGVVTSSISNYAINVLNYHQIKYDILIAYHDVNNRKPHPEPYLLAVKKLNLDITKTIGIGDSADDAISLKCSGIFSYGAGWNENYCRISEWGCVVSHPSQIEF
- a CDS encoding phosphoribosyltransferase yields the protein MAVQFFQTSSKYYILDDLKDYKYICIVDDLITRGATISEIIRAIRTSNQVSIIFGVVLGKTENINYANHIGIEINNNHVPEEYAEIWDSKLLM
- a CDS encoding helix-turn-helix domain-containing protein → MAKGIRRNHGPAFKAKVALAALKGDKTLSELSDQFGVHSNQISAWKKELEQNASELFDRGKRNDETGL